Proteins co-encoded in one Acidobacteriota bacterium genomic window:
- a CDS encoding sulfatase-like hydrolase/transferase has translation MKSPKVLGWAAAGVVLAGAAAVMLCRPAGSGSVFGRLTKGRDFNVVLVTLDTVRADALGCYGRGDVETPALDGFAARGVRFDRCYAQTPLTLSSHATLLTGTQPLFHRVRDNGAFVVPQKMVTLAELFRDKGYATGAFIGAYVLDSQWGLDQGFDLYYDKFDLKKYRRVSLETVRRPADEVMDTALPWLESRKDKPFFAWIHLYDAHAPYLPPPPYDARYAGRPYLGAIAFIDAQIGRLRQFLETSGLLDRTLIVVAGDHGEMLGEHGETTHGFFLYQAALRVPLIIATPFPQFRGVVAAEPAGLVDVLPTVCRMTGLPVPDEVQGRSLVPAFSGRPGRKPPLVYSETFYPRFHFGWSELESVQDGRWKLILAPRPELYDLAADPREENDLAGREPGVFRDLKARAAAFMARAGRNAYQMDAAKVDAATRERLAALGYVASFTDQAKLAGKALADPKDKIAVYNALAEARETARAGRPDEAVATIRRIVAADPQIPDAYFNLGSLLAEQGKLDEAIAAFERVLEIKPDEGFAALNIVTCYERSGRPDEAERFALDYLRKGVEEPHLFALLGRMKLDQKKYDEAVPYFERSVELDAEPAGSLDALATIAMARGDLSRAAEYLRRALAIEPDRPNIHYRIGWIAEKQGRTTEAEAEYRAELRVSPKHFQALYYLARIYDAAKDFGKEREALEKALEADPKSPLPCFYLARLDLAVEERYPEAIELARRGIALGPGPDDLATGYFLLAELYGRVGDTARSREYAAKGRALAAANRKRP, from the coding sequence ATGAAGTCGCCGAAGGTCCTGGGATGGGCGGCGGCCGGGGTCGTCCTGGCGGGCGCCGCGGCCGTCATGCTGTGCCGGCCGGCCGGGTCCGGGTCTGTGTTCGGCCGGCTGACAAAGGGCCGCGACTTCAACGTCGTCCTCGTCACGCTTGACACCGTCCGGGCCGACGCCCTGGGCTGCTACGGCCGCGGGGATGTCGAGACGCCGGCGCTGGACGGCTTCGCCGCCCGGGGGGTCCGGTTCGACCGCTGCTACGCCCAGACGCCGCTGACGCTCTCATCCCACGCGACCCTGCTGACGGGCACGCAGCCCCTGTTCCATCGCGTTCGGGACAACGGCGCGTTCGTCGTGCCTCAGAAGATGGTCACCCTGGCCGAGCTCTTTCGGGACAAGGGCTACGCCACCGGCGCGTTCATCGGCGCCTACGTGCTCGATTCGCAATGGGGCCTGGACCAGGGGTTCGACCTCTACTACGACAAGTTCGACCTGAAGAAATACCGGCGGGTTTCGCTCGAGACCGTCCGGCGGCCCGCCGACGAAGTGATGGACACGGCCCTGCCCTGGCTGGAGAGCCGGAAAGACAAGCCCTTCTTCGCCTGGATCCATCTCTATGACGCTCACGCGCCGTACCTGCCGCCGCCGCCCTACGACGCCCGCTACGCCGGCCGTCCCTATCTCGGCGCGATCGCCTTCATCGACGCCCAGATCGGCCGGCTCCGTCAATTCCTCGAGACAAGCGGGCTTCTCGACAGGACCCTCATCGTCGTCGCCGGGGACCACGGCGAGATGCTCGGCGAGCACGGCGAGACGACCCACGGCTTCTTCCTTTATCAGGCGGCCCTCCGAGTCCCTCTCATCATCGCCACCCCGTTCCCGCAATTCCGGGGCGTCGTCGCGGCCGAGCCGGCCGGGTTGGTCGACGTCCTGCCGACGGTCTGCCGGATGACGGGGCTCCCGGTCCCGGACGAGGTCCAGGGCCGGAGCCTGGTCCCGGCCTTCTCCGGCCGCCCCGGCCGCAAGCCGCCGCTCGTCTACAGCGAGACCTTCTATCCCCGCTTCCATTTCGGCTGGTCCGAGCTCGAGAGCGTCCAGGACGGGCGCTGGAAGCTCATCCTGGCGCCCCGGCCCGAGCTCTACGATCTGGCCGCCGACCCGCGCGAGGAGAACGACCTGGCCGGCCGGGAGCCCGGGGTCTTCCGGGACCTGAAAGCCCGGGCCGCGGCGTTCATGGCCCGGGCCGGCCGGAACGCCTACCAGATGGACGCGGCCAAGGTCGATGCCGCCACCCGCGAGCGGCTGGCCGCCCTCGGCTACGTCGCCTCGTTCACCGACCAGGCCAAGCTCGCCGGGAAGGCGCTGGCCGACCCGAAAGACAAGATCGCCGTTTACAATGCGCTGGCCGAAGCCAGGGAAACGGCCCGGGCCGGCCGGCCGGACGAAGCGGTCGCGACGATCCGCCGGATCGTGGCCGCCGACCCGCAGATCCCGGACGCCTATTTCAATCTCGGCAGCCTGCTGGCCGAGCAAGGGAAGCTCGACGAGGCCATCGCCGCCTTCGAGCGGGTCCTCGAGATCAAGCCCGACGAGGGCTTCGCCGCCCTCAACATCGTGACCTGCTACGAGCGGTCGGGCCGGCCGGACGAGGCCGAGCGGTTCGCCCTGGATTACCTCAGGAAAGGCGTCGAGGAACCCCATCTCTTCGCCCTCCTGGGGAGGATGAAGCTCGACCAGAAAAAGTATGACGAGGCCGTCCCCTATTTCGAGCGGTCGGTCGAGCTGGACGCCGAGCCGGCCGGTTCCCTGGACGCCCTGGCCACGATCGCCATGGCCAGGGGCGACCTGTCCCGGGCCGCGGAGTATCTCCGCCGGGCGCTGGCCATCGAGCCGGACCGTCCGAACATCCACTACCGGATCGGCTGGATCGCCGAGAAGCAGGGCCGGACGACCGAGGCCGAGGCCGAATACCGGGCCGAGCTGCGGGTTTCCCCGAAGCACTTCCAGGCGCTCTACTACCTGGCCCGGATCTACGACGCGGCCAAGGACTTCGGGAAGGAGCGGGAAGCCCTGGAGAAGGCGCTGGAGGCCGACCCCAAGTCCCCGCTCCCCTGCTTCTACCTGGCCCGCCTCGATCTGGCCGTTGAGGAGCGCTATCCGGAAGCCATCGAGCTGGCGCGCAGGGGCATCGCCCTCGGGCCCGGGCCGGACGACCTGGCCACGGGCTATTTTCTCCTGGCCGAGCTGTACGGGCGTGTCGGCGATACGGCCCGCTCGCGCGAATATGCCGCCAAGGGCCGGGCCCTGGCCGCGGCGAACCGGAAACGGCCCTGA
- a CDS encoding bifunctional enoyl-CoA hydratase/phosphate acetyltransferase: protein MITTLNQIVERVKGLPARRLAVAAAEDPHTIEAVGRAVKEKLVRAVLTGDEKAIKKVAAANKVDAGQFEIVHEPDKAKALTLAVDLVRSGKADFLMKGLLDSSLYIRGIIDKEKGLLPPGRLLSHVSVIQAPAWKKLIICGDVAVIPAPDLEAKVTILNYAIDVAHKLGIETPKAILLSAVEKVNPKMPSTTEAAIIAKMAERGQIKGAVVDGPLALDVAFSAESARIKGISSPVAGDADILVFPSIEAGNIFFKASTYLAKGELGAVVAGARCPCVLTSRGDSEDTKFYSIALGSLLA, encoded by the coding sequence ATGATCACCACCCTCAACCAGATCGTCGAGCGGGTCAAGGGCCTGCCGGCCAGGCGGCTGGCCGTGGCCGCCGCCGAGGATCCCCATACCATCGAGGCCGTCGGCCGCGCGGTCAAGGAGAAACTCGTCCGGGCCGTGCTGACCGGCGACGAGAAGGCCATTAAGAAGGTCGCCGCCGCGAACAAGGTCGACGCCGGCCAATTCGAGATCGTCCACGAGCCGGACAAGGCCAAGGCCCTGACGCTGGCCGTCGACCTGGTCCGCTCCGGGAAGGCCGATTTCCTGATGAAGGGCCTGCTCGATTCCTCGCTCTACATCCGCGGCATCATCGACAAGGAGAAGGGGCTCCTGCCGCCCGGCCGGCTCCTGTCCCACGTCTCGGTCATTCAGGCGCCGGCCTGGAAGAAGCTCATCATCTGCGGCGACGTCGCGGTCATCCCCGCCCCGGACCTGGAGGCCAAGGTGACCATCCTGAACTACGCCATCGACGTGGCCCACAAGCTGGGCATCGAGACGCCCAAGGCCATCCTCCTCTCGGCCGTCGAGAAGGTCAATCCCAAGATGCCCTCGACGACGGAAGCGGCCATCATCGCCAAGATGGCCGAGCGGGGCCAGATCAAGGGCGCCGTCGTCGACGGGCCCCTGGCCCTGGACGTGGCCTTCAGCGCGGAGAGCGCCCGGATCAAGGGCATCAGCTCGCCGGTGGCCGGGGACGCCGACATCCTGGTCTTCCCCAGCATCGAGGCCGGCAACATCTTCTTCAAGGCCTCGACCTACCTGGCCAAGGGCGAGCTGGGAGCCGTCGTGGCCGGGGCCCGGTGCCCGTGCGTCCTGACCTCACGCGGCGACTCGGAGGACACCAAGTTCTACTCGATCGCCCTCGGTTCGCTTCTGGCCTAG
- a CDS encoding GNAT family N-acetyltransferase: MRVRKALPQDLPAALDLAWKLGLDYPDMGTDSLWVAEDGGRVIGLVALKTHPDCLELCALGVEPDRRGRGVARALVEAATAEAPGDVHLATIIPGFFESCGFARAREIPATFPARRESFWCEGCPQERCTIMVRRKP; the protein is encoded by the coding sequence ATGCGAGTCCGCAAAGCACTGCCGCAGGACCTCCCCGCCGCCCTCGATCTCGCCTGGAAGCTCGGCCTGGATTATCCCGATATGGGGACGGACTCGCTCTGGGTCGCTGAGGACGGCGGCCGGGTCATCGGCCTGGTCGCGCTCAAGACCCACCCGGACTGCCTGGAGCTCTGCGCCCTCGGTGTCGAGCCGGACCGCCGTGGCCGGGGGGTGGCCCGGGCCCTGGTCGAGGCCGCGACGGCCGAAGCGCCGGGCGACGTCCATCTGGCCACGATCATCCCCGGCTTTTTCGAGTCGTGCGGCTTCGCCCGGGCGCGGGAGATCCCCGCGACCTTTCCGGCCCGGCGCGAGAGCTTCTGGTGCGAAGGCTGCCCCCAGGAACGCTGCACGATCATGGTGAGACGGAAGCCGTGA
- the buk gene encoding butyrate kinase, producing MRLLIINPGSTSTKIAVYEDEREVLSVSIPHSAEDLAPFGRIVDQRVFRKDIILETLKAREIAPASLSAVVGRGGLLEPIPSGVYRVDERMLSDLYSGVQGEHASNLGGLIADEIARPLGIPAFIVDPVVVDELDDWARLSGVPEIRRRSIFHALNHKYTARLAAGEIGRPYEALNLIVCHLGGGISVGAHRKGRVVDVNNALHGEGPIAPERAGTVPAGDLVTLACSGRHAEKDLRKMLTGRGGMVAHLKTNDMRETLRRIGAGDREAELVFTAMVLTVAKQVGAAAAVLQGRVDGIVLTGGLAHSREFVDKIKDHVQFLGPVFVFPGENEMVALAEAGRRVLRGEEAARTYPS from the coding sequence ATGCGCCTTCTGATCATCAATCCCGGTTCGACATCGACCAAGATCGCCGTGTACGAGGACGAACGGGAGGTCCTGTCGGTCAGCATCCCGCATTCGGCCGAAGATCTCGCGCCGTTCGGCCGGATCGTGGACCAGAGGGTTTTCCGCAAGGACATCATCCTCGAGACGCTCAAGGCCCGCGAGATCGCCCCGGCCTCCCTGTCCGCGGTCGTCGGCCGGGGGGGACTGCTCGAGCCCATCCCCAGCGGGGTTTACCGGGTCGATGAGCGGATGCTGTCCGACCTCTACAGCGGGGTCCAGGGCGAGCACGCCTCGAACCTCGGCGGGCTGATCGCCGACGAGATCGCCCGTCCCCTGGGCATCCCGGCCTTCATCGTCGATCCCGTCGTCGTCGACGAGCTCGACGACTGGGCCCGCCTTTCCGGCGTACCGGAGATCCGGCGCCGCAGCATCTTCCACGCCCTGAACCACAAGTACACCGCCCGCCTGGCCGCCGGCGAGATCGGCCGGCCCTACGAGGCGCTGAACCTCATCGTCTGCCATCTCGGCGGCGGCATCTCGGTCGGCGCCCACCGGAAGGGCCGGGTCGTCGACGTCAACAACGCCCTCCACGGCGAGGGGCCCATCGCGCCGGAGCGGGCCGGCACCGTGCCGGCGGGCGACCTGGTCACCCTGGCCTGCTCGGGCAGGCACGCCGAGAAGGACCTCCGGAAGATGCTGACCGGCCGCGGCGGCATGGTCGCTCATCTGAAGACGAACGACATGCGGGAGACGCTCAGGCGCATCGGCGCCGGCGACCGCGAGGCGGAGCTCGTCTTCACGGCCATGGTCCTGACCGTGGCCAAGCAGGTCGGGGCCGCCGCCGCGGTCCTCCAGGGCCGGGTCGACGGCATCGTCCTGACCGGCGGGCTGGCCCATTCCAGGGAATTCGTCGACAAGATCAAGGACCATGTCCAGTTCCTCGGACCGGTCTTCGTCTTTCCGGGGGAGAACGAGATGGTGGCGCTGGCCGAGGCCGGCCGGCGCGTCCTCCGGGGCGAGGAAGCGGCCCGGACCTATCCATCCTGA